Proteins encoded together in one Pseudomonas sp. Seg1 window:
- a CDS encoding SprT family zinc-dependent metalloprotease, translating to MPEQLNTRVEDCYQLAESFFKRHFQRPVVSLKLRGQKAGVAHLHENLLRFNPQLYRENTEHFLKQTVAHEVAHLIAHQLFGDRIQPHGEEWQLIMRGVYELPPDRCHTYAIKRRSVTRYIYKCPCADSDFPFSAQRHSLVRQGRRYLCRRCRSTLVFSGEMRVE from the coding sequence ATGCCCGAGCAACTCAATACCCGCGTCGAAGACTGTTACCAACTCGCTGAATCCTTTTTCAAACGTCATTTCCAACGCCCCGTGGTGAGCCTCAAGCTGCGCGGGCAAAAAGCCGGGGTCGCGCATCTGCACGAGAACCTGCTGCGCTTCAACCCGCAGTTGTACCGGGAAAACACCGAACACTTCCTCAAACAGACCGTGGCCCACGAAGTCGCGCACCTGATCGCCCATCAACTGTTCGGCGACCGCATCCAGCCCCATGGCGAGGAGTGGCAACTGATCATGCGTGGCGTCTACGAACTGCCGCCGGATCGCTGCCACACGTATGCAATCAAACGCCGCAGCGTGACCCGCTATATCTATAAGTGCCCGTGTGCCGACAGTGATTTTCCGTTTTCGGCGCAGCGCCATAGCCTGGTGCGGCAGGGGCGGCGGTATTTGTGCCGGCGGTGTCGGAGCACTTTGGTGTTCAGTGGTGAGATGCGCGTGGAATAG
- a CDS encoding CaiB/BaiF CoA-transferase family protein: MSAPLASLKILDFSTLLPGPFASLLLADMGAEVLRIESPTRLDLLRVLPPHDQGMSASHAYLNRNKRSLALDLKQPEALEVVKQLLADYDIVLEQFRPGVMERLGLGYEALKAINPKLIYVSITGYGQTGPYKDRAGHDINYLALAGLSSYTGRADSGPLPLGMQVADVAGGSLHGVIGLLAAVIARQHTGQGTHLDVSMTDCAFSLNAMAGAGYLACGESPGREDQMLNGGSFYDYYRSRDGRWMSVGSLEPGFMHQLCTALGRPELAAQGLSPKPEQQRALKYALTVEFEKHDFAELCEMFAGIDACVEPVLNLGEAVRHPQLQARELVTQVPRGDGTTQAQMACPLKFSEALPAPRHVGAGVGQHTDQVLGELGFSAERIVELRASKVIL; encoded by the coding sequence ATGTCTGCACCGCTGGCCTCACTGAAAATCCTCGACTTCTCGACGCTGCTGCCGGGGCCGTTCGCCTCGCTGTTGCTGGCCGACATGGGCGCCGAAGTGTTGCGGATCGAGTCGCCGACCCGTCTGGATCTGCTGCGGGTGTTGCCGCCTCACGATCAGGGCATGTCGGCCAGTCATGCCTATCTCAATCGCAACAAGCGCAGCCTCGCACTCGACCTGAAACAGCCCGAGGCACTGGAGGTGGTCAAGCAACTGCTGGCCGACTACGACATCGTCCTCGAGCAGTTTCGCCCCGGCGTGATGGAGCGTCTGGGCCTGGGTTATGAGGCGCTGAAGGCGATCAACCCGAAGCTGATCTACGTGTCGATCACCGGTTACGGCCAGACCGGGCCGTACAAGGATCGCGCCGGGCACGACATCAATTATCTGGCGCTGGCGGGGTTATCGAGTTACACCGGCCGCGCCGACAGCGGGCCGTTGCCGCTGGGCATGCAGGTGGCGGATGTTGCCGGTGGTTCGCTGCACGGGGTGATCGGGCTGCTGGCGGCGGTGATTGCCCGCCAGCACACCGGGCAGGGCACGCATCTGGACGTGAGCATGACCGACTGCGCGTTCAGCCTGAACGCCATGGCCGGTGCCGGGTATCTGGCTTGCGGCGAGTCGCCGGGTCGGGAAGATCAGATGCTCAACGGGGGCAGCTTTTACGACTACTACCGCTCTCGCGACGGGCGCTGGATGTCGGTAGGCAGTCTCGAGCCTGGGTTCATGCATCAATTGTGCACGGCGCTGGGTCGCCCGGAGTTGGCGGCGCAAGGCTTGTCGCCCAAGCCTGAGCAGCAGCGGGCGTTGAAATACGCGCTGACGGTCGAATTCGAAAAACATGACTTTGCCGAACTGTGCGAGATGTTTGCCGGGATCGATGCGTGTGTCGAGCCAGTATTGAATCTGGGGGAGGCGGTGCGCCATCCACAGTTACAGGCTCGGGAACTGGTGACCCAGGTGCCGCGCGGGGATGGCACGACCCAGGCGCAAATGGCGTGTCCGTTGAAATTTTCCGAGGCGTTGCCGGCGCCACGGCATGTTGGCGCGGGGGTGGGGCAGCATACGGATCAAGTGTTGGGGGAGTTGGGGTTCAGTGCTGAGCGGATTGTCGAGTTGCGTGCATCCAAGGTGATTCTTTAG
- a CDS encoding dicarboxylate/amino acid:cation symporter — MTTRQPLYKSLYFQVIVAICIGIALGHYYPQFGVAVKPLGDGFIKLIKMIIAPIIFCTVVSGIAGMQSMKSVGKTGGYALLYFEIVSTIALLVGLVVVNVVQPGNGMHIDVATLDASKVASYVAAGADQSVVGFLLNVIPTTIVGAFATGDILQVLMFSVIFGFALHRLGDYGRPILDFIDRFAHVMFNIINMIMKLAPIGAFGAMAFTIGAYGVGSLVQLGQLMICFYITCLAFILIVLGGIARMHGFSVLKMIRYIREELLIVLGTSSSESVLPRMLIKMERLGAKKSVVGLVIPTGYSFNLDGTAIYLTMAAVFIAQATDTHMDITHQITLLVVLLLSSKGAAGVTGSGFIVLAATLSAVGHLPVAGLALILGIDRFMSEARALTNLVGNAVATIVVAKWVKELDTDTLQAELASGGRGIADTRPEDDLGVAEGPTPSNVK; from the coding sequence ATGACGACTCGTCAGCCACTGTACAAATCCCTGTATTTCCAGGTGATCGTCGCAATTTGTATCGGTATCGCGCTCGGTCACTACTACCCGCAATTCGGCGTGGCGGTAAAACCGCTGGGTGACGGGTTCATCAAACTGATCAAAATGATCATCGCTCCGATCATCTTCTGCACCGTGGTCAGCGGCATCGCCGGCATGCAGAGCATGAAGTCGGTCGGCAAGACCGGTGGTTACGCACTCCTTTACTTCGAAATCGTTTCGACCATCGCCCTGCTGGTCGGTCTGGTCGTGGTCAACGTCGTGCAGCCGGGCAACGGCATGCACATCGACGTGGCCACCCTCGACGCTTCGAAAGTCGCTTCTTATGTAGCAGCCGGTGCTGACCAGAGCGTTGTCGGCTTCCTGCTCAACGTGATCCCGACCACCATCGTCGGCGCGTTCGCTACCGGTGACATCCTGCAAGTGCTGATGTTCTCGGTGATCTTCGGTTTCGCCCTGCATCGCCTGGGCGACTATGGCCGTCCGATCCTCGACTTCATCGATCGCTTCGCTCACGTGATGTTCAACATCATCAACATGATCATGAAGCTCGCGCCAATCGGTGCCTTCGGTGCGATGGCATTCACCATCGGTGCCTACGGTGTCGGCTCGCTGGTGCAGTTGGGTCAGTTGATGATCTGCTTCTACATCACTTGCCTGGCGTTCATTCTGATCGTGCTCGGCGGTATCGCGCGCATGCACGGTTTCAGCGTGCTGAAGATGATCCGCTACATCCGTGAAGAGCTGCTGATCGTACTCGGCACCTCGTCGTCGGAATCGGTACTGCCACGCATGCTGATCAAGATGGAGCGTCTGGGCGCGAAGAAATCGGTCGTGGGTCTGGTGATCCCGACGGGCTACTCGTTCAACCTCGACGGTACTGCGATCTACCTGACCATGGCGGCGGTGTTCATTGCTCAGGCAACTGACACGCACATGGACATCACCCATCAGATCACGCTGCTGGTGGTGTTGCTGCTGTCCTCCAAAGGCGCTGCCGGTGTGACCGGTTCGGGCTTCATCGTGCTGGCGGCCACGCTGTCGGCTGTGGGTCACCTGCCGGTGGCCGGTCTGGCGCTGATCCTCGGTATCGACCGCTTCATGTCCGAAGCACGCGCACTGACCAACCTGGTGGGTAACGCCGTTGCGACCATCGTGGTTGCCAAGTGGGTGAAAGAGCTGGACACCGATACCCTGCAAGCCGAGCTGGCTTCGGGTGGTCGCGGTATCGCTGATACCCGTCCTGAAGACGACCTGGGTGTGGCTGAAGGCCCGACGCCGAGCAACGTCAAGTAA
- a CDS encoding AraC family transcriptional regulator: MRERTIASHFARAALGGARRLGFDYSGLLLELGISPELLDEPRARIAPEQFTRLIQSLWLALDDEYLGFGMAPSKPGSFAMMCHASIHCRNLEKALQRGLLFYSLFPDAPRLTLSREDEWVRLSLDDSQLWDPDHFLTESLLVIWHRLGSWLIGQRIRLEQATFSYAKPAHGAEYDLLFPCPLVFSADQSSLLFHSRYLHMPLLQDERTLKHFLERSPADLLSRPDGGDSLSSRLRRLLSSDTNRWPDLEAVAAHLHISPQTLRRHLREEGSSFQELKDQLRRDIAIYHLGRADLSLQQIAEQLGFSEPSAFHRAFKKWTGVTPGAYRAQEQ; encoded by the coding sequence ATGCGCGAACGCACCATCGCCAGTCATTTCGCCCGTGCCGCCCTCGGTGGTGCGCGCCGCCTCGGATTCGATTATTCGGGCCTGCTGCTGGAACTGGGGATCAGCCCTGAATTGCTCGACGAGCCCCGTGCGCGCATCGCCCCGGAGCAGTTCACCCGATTGATCCAGAGCCTGTGGCTGGCACTGGACGACGAATACCTGGGGTTCGGCATGGCACCGAGCAAACCCGGCAGCTTCGCCATGATGTGCCACGCCTCGATTCATTGCCGCAATCTGGAAAAAGCCCTGCAACGCGGCTTATTGTTTTATAGCCTATTCCCCGACGCCCCGCGCCTGACCCTGAGCCGCGAAGACGAATGGGTGCGCCTGAGCCTCGATGATTCACAGTTGTGGGACCCGGATCACTTCCTCACCGAAAGCCTGCTGGTGATCTGGCATCGCCTCGGCAGTTGGCTGATCGGCCAGCGCATCCGCCTGGAGCAGGCGACGTTCAGCTACGCGAAACCTGCGCACGGCGCAGAATACGACCTGCTGTTTCCCTGCCCGTTGGTGTTTTCAGCGGATCAAAGCAGTCTGCTGTTTCACAGCCGTTACCTGCACATGCCGTTGTTGCAGGACGAACGCACGCTCAAGCATTTCCTTGAGCGCTCTCCCGCCGACCTGCTCTCGCGCCCCGACGGCGGCGACAGTCTCAGCAGCCGCCTGCGTCGTTTGCTCAGCAGTGACACTAATCGTTGGCCGGATCTGGAAGCCGTGGCGGCGCACCTGCACATCAGTCCACAAACACTGCGTCGGCATTTGCGCGAGGAAGGCAGCAGTTTTCAGGAGTTGAAAGATCAGTTGCGGCGGGATATCGCCATTTATCATCTGGGGCGGGCGGATCTGTCGTTGCAACAGATTGCCGAGCAGCTGGGGTTTTCCGAGCCGTCGGCGTTTCATCGGGCTTTCAAGAAGTGGACGGGGGTGACGCCGGGGGCTTATCGGGCGCAGGAGCAGTGA
- a CDS encoding ATP-binding protein, with the protein MIRSLRVRLMLAATTLAVLFMLALLPAMQGAFSLALQDSIEQRLASDVTTLISAARIENGKLVMPSQLPDERFNLTDFRLLGYIYDREGHLVWRSKATQEEQINYKPRYDGLGNEFARIREASGQEFFVYDVEVKLLGGKSAAFSIVALQPVREYETTLEGLRENLYLGFGAALLVLLALLWIGLTWGLKALRQLSQELDEIEGGTRESLTEQHPRELLRLTGSLNRLLLSERQQRSRYRDSLDDLAHSLKTPLAVLQGVSEDMAQRPKDLDQAWVLQSQIERMSQQISYQLQRASLRKSGLVRHQVRLQPVLKSLCDTLDKVYRDKQVRVAFDLPEHCYVPIEQGALLEMMGNLLENAYRLCLGEVRISVRESLAGIDLCVEDDGPGVPPDQRARILERGERLDRQHPGQGIGLAVVKDIIESYNAKLMLGDSPMGGAAFRIHFPAV; encoded by the coding sequence TTGATTCGTTCTCTTCGCGTCCGGTTGATGCTCGCCGCCACCACGTTGGCGGTGTTGTTCATGCTCGCCTTGCTGCCGGCCATGCAGGGCGCATTCAGCCTCGCGTTGCAGGACTCGATCGAGCAGCGCCTGGCTTCGGACGTCACCACGCTGATCTCGGCTGCGCGCATTGAAAACGGCAAACTGGTCATGCCTTCGCAGTTGCCGGATGAGCGTTTCAACCTCACCGACTTCCGGCTACTCGGCTATATCTACGACCGTGAGGGGCATCTGGTCTGGCGCTCGAAAGCCACTCAAGAGGAACAGATCAACTACAAGCCGCGTTACGACGGCCTCGGTAACGAATTCGCGCGAATTCGTGAGGCCAGCGGTCAGGAGTTCTTCGTCTACGACGTTGAAGTGAAACTCCTTGGCGGTAAAAGTGCGGCGTTCAGCATCGTCGCCCTGCAACCAGTGCGCGAGTACGAAACTACCCTTGAAGGCTTGCGCGAAAATCTTTATCTGGGCTTCGGCGCAGCGTTGCTCGTTTTGCTGGCGCTGTTGTGGATCGGCTTGACCTGGGGCCTCAAGGCCTTGCGTCAACTCAGTCAGGAGCTGGATGAGATCGAGGGCGGCACGCGTGAAAGTCTCACTGAGCAACACCCGCGCGAGCTGTTGCGTCTGACGGGCTCGCTGAACCGATTGCTGCTGAGCGAGCGGCAGCAGCGCAGTCGTTATCGCGATTCTCTGGATGATTTGGCGCACAGTCTGAAAACGCCGTTGGCGGTGTTGCAGGGGGTCAGTGAGGACATGGCGCAACGGCCCAAGGATCTGGATCAGGCCTGGGTGCTGCAGAGCCAGATCGAGCGTATGAGTCAGCAGATCAGTTATCAGTTGCAGCGGGCGAGTTTGCGTAAAAGCGGTCTGGTGCGGCATCAGGTGCGCTTGCAACCGGTGCTTAAAAGTCTGTGCGATACGTTGGACAAGGTGTATCGCGACAAGCAGGTGCGGGTGGCGTTTGATTTGCCGGAGCATTGTTATGTGCCGATCGAGCAGGGCGCTTTGTTGGAAATGATGGGGAATTTGCTGGAGAACGCGTATCGGCTGTGTCTGGGTGAGGTGCGTATCAGTGTGCGTGAGAGCCTGGCCGGGATTGACTTGTGTGTCGAGGATGATGGGCCGGGGGTGCCGCCGGATCAGCGGGCGCGGATTCTGGAGCGTGGGGAGCGGTTGGATCGGCAGCATCCGGGGCAGGGGATCGGGTTGGCTGTGGTCAAGGATATTATCGAGAGTTATAACGCGAAGTTGATGTTGGGGGATTCGCCGATGGGGGGGGCGGCGTTTCGGATTCATTTTCCTGCGGTTTGA
- a CDS encoding response regulator transcription factor: MKLLVVEDEALLRHHLQTRLTESGHVVESVANAEEALYQTGQFNFDLAVIDLGLPGMGGLDLIRQLRSGGKTFPILILTARGNWQDKVEGLAAGADDYVVKPFQFEELDARLNALLRRSSGFTQSTIVAGPLLLDLNRKQATLDEQPLALTAYEYRILEYLMRHHQQVVPKDRLMEQLYPDDDERDPNVIEVLVGRLRRKLEGPAGFKPIDTVRGLGYLFNERCT, from the coding sequence ATGAAACTGTTGGTTGTCGAAGATGAAGCGCTGTTGCGCCATCACCTGCAAACCCGTCTGACGGAGAGCGGCCACGTGGTCGAGTCCGTGGCCAATGCCGAGGAGGCGTTGTACCAGACCGGACAGTTCAACTTTGACCTGGCGGTGATCGATCTCGGTCTGCCGGGCATGGGCGGTCTCGACCTGATCCGCCAGTTGCGCTCGGGCGGCAAGACCTTCCCGATCCTGATCCTCACCGCACGTGGCAACTGGCAGGACAAGGTCGAAGGCCTCGCTGCCGGCGCCGACGACTACGTGGTCAAACCCTTCCAGTTCGAAGAACTCGACGCGCGCCTGAATGCCTTGCTGCGCCGCTCCAGCGGTTTTACCCAGTCGACCATCGTCGCCGGCCCGCTGTTGCTCGACCTCAATCGCAAGCAGGCGACACTCGACGAGCAACCGCTGGCGCTGACCGCGTACGAGTACCGCATCCTCGAATACCTCATGCGCCATCACCAGCAAGTGGTGCCCAAGGATCGCCTGATGGAGCAACTCTATCCGGACGACGACGAGCGCGATCCGAACGTCATCGAAGTGCTGGTCGGCCGCTTGCGCCGCAAACTCGAAGGACCGGCCGGGTTCAAGCCGATCGACACCGTGCGCGGCCTCGGCTACCTGTTCAATGAGCGCTGCACTTGA
- a CDS encoding outer membrane beta-barrel protein, producing MTRFNKLLLALTVMSASVAAQADTTSNFAGLTFGQTSDKIDKSHALNNNLDHPNATGAIDGNNTYGVRLGQQNSQGRYYATYDNVSGSHNGIKLRQENLLGSYDLFYPVGSTTKLFGGATAGLTKLTQESPGYSRDSDIGYAVGGQFGVMQQVSQNTSVELGYRYLRSNASTEMSERGGSKQGSLDLTSSAQTYLSANYFF from the coding sequence ATGACTCGTTTTAATAAACTGCTGCTGGCATTGACCGTAATGAGCGCCAGCGTCGCGGCCCAGGCCGACACCACTTCAAACTTCGCCGGCCTGACCTTCGGCCAGACCAGTGACAAGATCGACAAATCCCATGCTCTGAACAACAACCTCGATCACCCTAACGCCACCGGCGCGATCGACGGCAACAACACTTACGGCGTACGCCTCGGCCAGCAAAACTCGCAGGGCCGCTACTACGCGACTTACGACAACGTGTCCGGTTCGCACAATGGCATTAAACTGCGCCAGGAAAACCTGCTGGGCAGCTACGATCTGTTCTACCCGGTGGGCAGCACCACCAAATTGTTCGGCGGCGCGACGGCGGGTTTGACCAAGTTGACCCAGGAGTCGCCAGGCTATAGCCGCGACAGTGACATCGGTTACGCGGTCGGCGGCCAGTTCGGTGTGATGCAGCAAGTTTCGCAAAACACTTCGGTGGAACTCGGTTACCGTTACCTGCGCAGCAATGCCAGCACCGAGATGAGCGAACGCGGTGGCAGCAAGCAAGGCTCGCTGGACCTGACCAGTAGCGCGCAGACTTACCTGTCGGCCAACTACTTTTTCTAA
- a CDS encoding dienelactone hydrolase family protein: MRLFLALTFLAVSSLTQAAIKTAEIPYQSADGTQLIGYYAYDDAIKGKRPGIVVVHEWWGLNEYAKRRARDLAELGYSALAIDMYGEGKNTEHPKDAMAFMQAATQDAAASSKRFEAGLNLLKKQPQTDANKLAAIGYCFGGGVVLNAARQGEPLAGVVSFHGALATKTPATPGSVKAKILVEHGALDSMVTPDNVSAFKAEMDKAGADYKFVSLDGAKHGFTNPDADRLSHGEHGGPDIGYNKAADEKSWADMKAFLQKIFS; this comes from the coding sequence ATGCGCCTGTTCCTCGCCCTCACGTTCCTCGCTGTCAGCAGCCTCACTCAGGCTGCGATCAAGACCGCAGAAATCCCCTATCAAAGTGCCGACGGCACACAGCTGATTGGCTACTACGCCTACGACGACGCCATCAAAGGCAAACGCCCGGGGATTGTCGTGGTGCATGAGTGGTGGGGCTTGAACGAGTACGCCAAGCGCCGCGCACGGGACCTGGCTGAGCTGGGATATAGCGCGCTGGCGATTGATATGTACGGCGAGGGCAAGAACACCGAGCACCCGAAAGACGCCATGGCGTTCATGCAGGCGGCAACCCAGGATGCGGCGGCCTCCAGCAAACGTTTTGAGGCCGGGCTGAACCTGCTGAAGAAACAACCGCAGACCGACGCGAACAAACTCGCGGCCATTGGTTACTGCTTCGGCGGTGGCGTAGTGCTGAATGCGGCGCGCCAGGGTGAACCGCTGGCCGGTGTGGTGAGTTTCCACGGTGCACTGGCGACCAAGACCCCGGCCACACCCGGCAGTGTGAAGGCGAAGATTCTGGTGGAACATGGCGCCCTGGACAGCATGGTCACGCCGGACAACGTCAGCGCCTTCAAAGCGGAAATGGACAAGGCCGGTGCAGACTATAAGTTCGTCAGTCTTGACGGTGCCAAGCATGGCTTTACCAATCCGGATGCCGATCGCTTGAGCCACGGCGAGCACGGCGGCCCGGATATCGGCTACAACAAGGCTGCCGATGAAAAATCCTGGGCGGACATGAAAGCGTTCCTCCAGAAGATCTTCAGCTGA
- a CDS encoding 4'-phosphopantetheinyl transferase: MNPTPALPACCTPLDTHWPMPTVLPDTVLLSTHFDPSQLLGDDFQRSAIEPPPSIQRSVAKRQAEFLAGRICARAALQQLEGTAVVPAIGEDRAPVWPAHICGSITHSTGRAAAIVANKQHWRGLGMDLENLLNTERAERLAGEILIPAEMRRMAAGEREQLALWVTLTFSVKESLFKALYPIVQKRFYFEHAEVLEWTEQGHVRLRLLTDLSNEWRNGTELDAQFGVQDGQLLSLVSIAA; encoded by the coding sequence ATGAATCCTACCCCCGCCCTGCCCGCTTGCTGCACCCCGCTCGATACCCACTGGCCAATGCCGACGGTGTTGCCTGACACCGTGCTGCTCAGCACTCACTTCGATCCGTCACAACTGCTCGGTGATGATTTCCAGCGCAGCGCTATCGAGCCACCGCCAAGCATTCAACGCTCGGTGGCCAAGCGCCAGGCGGAGTTTCTCGCCGGGCGCATCTGCGCCCGCGCGGCGTTACAGCAATTGGAAGGCACTGCAGTGGTCCCGGCGATCGGCGAAGATCGCGCGCCGGTGTGGCCGGCACATATCTGCGGTTCGATCACTCACAGCACCGGTCGTGCGGCAGCGATTGTCGCCAACAAGCAGCATTGGCGCGGTCTGGGCATGGATCTGGAAAACCTGCTCAACACCGAACGCGCCGAGCGTCTCGCCGGGGAAATCCTCATACCGGCAGAAATGCGGCGCATGGCCGCCGGTGAGAGGGAGCAACTGGCACTGTGGGTGACGCTGACGTTTTCGGTGAAAGAAAGCCTGTTCAAGGCGCTTTACCCGATCGTGCAGAAGCGCTTTTACTTCGAGCACGCGGAAGTGCTGGAGTGGACGGAACAGGGCCACGTGCGCTTGCGCTTGTTGACGGACTTGTCGAACGAATGGCGCAACGGCACAGAGCTGGATGCGCAGTTCGGGGTGCAGGATGGGCAGTTGTTGAGTCTGGTCAGCATTGCGGCCTGA
- a CDS encoding ATP-binding protein, whose product MNSIFLRIYGGMCAALILVAVLGVLALNLLNQVRSEQYRERLAHGTFSLMADNLQPMNETERHRALLVWERLLGIPLALKKFAETDLDLTQRTRVQRGQALVEQTGPHAAKVYRLVSDKEQLVLVGEVQQISEQLARATIYLLADELVRVPVGEQPKRLAQIKEEKGFGFDLRLVTVNDADMDEDQSRRVAEGDTVMALGKGGDSIRVFAGMVGTPWVLEIGPLYQMNPYPPEWLVLIAALGLSLIGLIVYLLVRQLERRLRGLEAAATRIAKGSLETRVPARGADSVGRLASAFNKMAEHLQQLLAIQRELVRAVSHELRTPVARLRFGLEMIGSATTPQALEKYREGMDHDIEDLDKLVDEMLTYARLEQGSPALTFQRIDLDALVNQVIEELAPLRAEVTVQRGLCLSAADNDDAWVEAEPRYLHRALQNLVSNAMRHARSNVTVSYQVGQLRCRVDVEDDGPGVPEVAWERIFTPFLRLDDSRTRASGGHGLGLSIVRRIIHWHDGRAIIGKSKSLGGACFSLSWPRNQERR is encoded by the coding sequence GTGAACTCGATCTTCCTGCGCATTTACGGCGGCATGTGCGCCGCACTGATTCTGGTGGCGGTGCTCGGCGTGCTCGCGCTGAACCTGCTTAACCAGGTGCGCAGCGAGCAATACCGCGAGCGCCTGGCCCATGGCACGTTCTCGCTGATGGCCGACAATCTGCAACCGATGAACGAAACCGAGCGCCATCGCGCGCTGCTGGTGTGGGAGCGTTTGCTCGGGATTCCGCTGGCGCTGAAAAAGTTTGCCGAGACCGATCTCGATCTGACCCAGCGCACCCGGGTCCAGCGCGGTCAGGCGCTGGTGGAGCAGACCGGGCCGCATGCAGCAAAGGTCTACCGGCTGGTCAGCGACAAGGAACAACTTGTGCTGGTAGGAGAGGTGCAGCAGATCAGCGAGCAACTGGCCCGCGCGACGATTTACCTGTTGGCCGATGAGCTGGTGCGCGTACCCGTGGGCGAGCAGCCCAAGCGGTTGGCGCAAATAAAGGAAGAGAAGGGCTTCGGATTCGATCTGCGCCTGGTCACGGTGAACGACGCCGACATGGATGAGGATCAGAGTCGTCGCGTGGCTGAGGGCGACACGGTGATGGCGTTGGGCAAGGGCGGCGATTCGATCCGCGTGTTTGCCGGCATGGTCGGCACGCCTTGGGTGCTGGAAATCGGCCCGCTGTATCAGATGAATCCGTATCCGCCGGAGTGGCTGGTGTTGATCGCCGCGCTCGGCCTGAGTTTGATCGGCCTTATCGTTTATCTGTTGGTGCGCCAGCTCGAACGGCGTTTGCGCGGCCTTGAAGCGGCGGCCACACGTATCGCCAAGGGCAGCCTGGAAACCCGTGTGCCCGCGCGCGGTGCCGACTCGGTCGGACGCCTGGCCTCGGCGTTCAACAAAATGGCTGAGCACTTGCAGCAGTTGCTGGCGATCCAGCGTGAACTGGTGCGCGCGGTATCCCACGAGTTGCGCACGCCGGTGGCGCGCTTGCGTTTCGGTCTGGAGATGATCGGTTCGGCGACCACCCCGCAAGCGCTGGAAAAGTACCGTGAGGGCATGGATCACGACATCGAAGACCTCGATAAGCTGGTCGATGAAATGCTCACCTATGCCCGGCTGGAGCAGGGCTCGCCGGCGCTGACGTTCCAGCGCATTGATCTCGACGCGCTGGTCAATCAGGTCATTGAAGAACTGGCGCCGCTGCGCGCCGAGGTCACGGTGCAGCGCGGCTTGTGCCTGTCTGCAGCTGATAACGACGACGCCTGGGTCGAGGCCGAGCCGCGTTATCTGCATCGGGCGTTACAGAATCTAGTGAGTAACGCCATGCGCCATGCGCGTTCCAACGTTACGGTGAGTTATCAGGTTGGGCAGCTGCGTTGCCGGGTGGACGTCGAGGACGACGGGCCGGGTGTGCCGGAAGTGGCGTGGGAGCGAATCTTCACGCCGTTCCTGCGTCTGGATGACAGCCGTACCCGGGCGTCAGGCGGACATGGCTTGGGCTTGTCGATTGTGCGGCGGATCATCCATTGGCATGACGGCCGCGCAATCATTGGCAAGAGCAAGAGTCTGGGTGGGGCTTGCTTCAGCCTGAGCTGGCCGAGGAATCAGGAGCGCCGCTGA
- a CDS encoding response regulator, with product MEQQAFQVLIVEDDQRLAELTRDYLQANGLRVEIEGNGALAAARIIKEQPDLVILDLMLPGEDGLSICRKVRDRYDGPILMLTARTDDADQIQGLDLGADDYVCKPVRPRLLLARIQALLRRSDSPEPVAEKSRRLQFGPLVVDDALREAWLSDNGIELTSAEFDLLWLLVSNAGRILSREEIFTALRGIGYDGQDRSIDVRISRIRPKIGDDPDHPRLIKTIRSKGYLFVPEACVDLPL from the coding sequence GTGGAGCAACAAGCCTTTCAGGTATTGATAGTCGAGGATGATCAGCGTCTGGCCGAACTCACTCGCGACTACCTGCAAGCCAATGGACTGCGCGTCGAAATCGAAGGCAACGGTGCACTGGCGGCGGCGCGGATCATCAAGGAGCAACCGGATCTGGTCATCCTCGATCTGATGCTGCCCGGTGAAGATGGCCTGAGTATCTGCCGCAAGGTGCGCGACCGTTATGACGGGCCGATCCTGATGCTCACGGCGCGTACCGACGATGCCGATCAGATTCAGGGGCTTGATCTTGGTGCCGACGATTACGTCTGCAAACCGGTGCGCCCACGCCTGTTGCTGGCGCGGATTCAGGCGCTGCTGCGACGCAGTGACTCACCGGAGCCCGTCGCGGAAAAAAGCCGTCGACTGCAATTTGGGCCACTGGTGGTGGACGACGCTTTGCGCGAAGCCTGGTTGAGCGACAACGGCATCGAGTTGACCAGCGCCGAATTCGATCTGCTCTGGCTGTTGGTGTCCAATGCCGGGCGAATTCTGTCCCGGGAGGAAATCTTCACCGCGCTGCGTGGCATCGGCTATGACGGCCAGGATCGCTCGATCGATGTACGCATCTCGCGCATCCGCCCGAAAATCGGCGATGACCCCGATCACCCGCGCCTGATCAAGACCATCCGCAGCAAAGGCTATCTGTTTGTCCCCGAAGCCTGCGTCGACCTGCCGCTGTGA